In Vespula vulgaris chromosome 10, iyVesVulg1.1, whole genome shotgun sequence, the following are encoded in one genomic region:
- the LOC127066896 gene encoding uncharacterized protein LOC127066896 → MIDQKELDRIYDHVLKLTIESGKVIREAIERSNKKIETKAGDWDLVTEYDKKVEKILIDNLAKEFPKHKFIGEETVSTTKCLPELTDAPTWIIDPIDGTTNFVHSFPFTCISIALSVNKELQLGIVYNPALEQLFTAKKGHGAFLNGKPIKCSNIKDLEHSLLCLETSFAIIEDIRDIVLGRLEAFVTIAHGIRTMGSAALSLCYVAMGAIEGYHSDNLMPWDVAAGVLIIQEAGGTVIDTNGGELKIIAPKVVAVGNAKLGNDLVKLIKHADSKTHLRRSMLKAAT, encoded by the exons ATGATCGATCAAAAGGAACTCGATCGTATTTACGATCACGTTTTGAAACTTACTATCGAATCAGGAAAG gTAATACGAGAGGCCATTGAAAGATCtaataaaaagatcgaaacgAAAGCTGGCGATTGGGATTTAGTGACCGAGTACGATAAGAAGgtcgaaaaaattttgatcgatAATCTTGCTAAAGAATTCCCAAAACATAA ATTTATCGGTGAGGAAACAGTCTCAACGACGAAATGCCTACCAGAACTGACAGATGCACCCACGTGGATCATCGATCCGATCGATGGAACGACCAATTTCGTTCATTCTTTTCCCTTCACTTGCATATCGATCGCTTTGTCTGTGAACAAAGAACTCCAACTGGGAATCGTATATAATCCCGCTTTGGAACAATTGTTTACTGCTAAGAAAGGTCATGGTGCATTTTTAAATGGCAAACCTATAAAATGTTCGAACATAAAAG ATTTGGAACATTCTTTGCTATGTTTGGAAACTTCCTTTGCAATAATAGAAGATATCAGAGATATCGTCTTGGGTAGACTCGAGGCATTCGTCACGATAGCTCATGGTATAAGAACAATGGGTTCAGCAGCCTTGTCACTTTGTTACGTAGCTATGGGTGCTATAGAAGGTTATCATTCAGACAATCTAATGCCTTGGGATGTAGCAGCAGGTGTGCTAATTATCCAAGAAGCTGGTGGCACAGTCATCGATACAAATG GTGGAGAGTTAAAGATAATAGCTCCAAAGGTAGTGGCAGTTGGTAATGCAAAGTTAGGCAATGATTTAGTCAAACTGATCAAGCATGCGGATTCTAAAACCCATCTAAGAAGATCAATGCTTAAGGCGGCAACGTAA
- the LOC127066897 gene encoding inositol monophosphatase 2-like, with translation MTDIDECYNLASELVLLAGEIIQDSINKKKTTHCKSIDWDLVTEYDHKIEDEMIKRLTKRFPSHKFIGEESVAKNGLPKLTDDPTWIIDPIDGTTNFVHQFPHTCISLALLINKKAEIGIVYNPVMKQFFSAKRNCGAFLNGKPIQTSHIQDLSEALVAMEPWLAKDKTYLVSVYTRMHALIQGTHGIRSLGTAALTLCYVAMGAVEAYHIEGIDAWDVAAGKLIIEEAGGIVISTNGDELDLMIPKVIAACNRSIAEQLVELFKKADLKSINKNLY, from the exons ATGACCGATATAGACGAATGTTATAATTTAGCGAGTGAATTAGTTCTGTTAGCAGGCGAG ATAATACAAGATTCTatcaacaaaaagaaaactactCATTGTAAAAGTATTGACTGGGATCTTGTTACGGAATATGACCATAAGATAGAAGATGAAATGATTAAACGACTGACTAAAAGATTTCCATCACATAA ATTTATTGGAGAAGAAAGTGTAGCAAAGAATGGATTACCAAAATTAACAGACGACCCAACATGGATAATAGATCCTATAGATGGCACTACAAATTTTGTACATCAATTTCCACATACATGCATTTCCTTGgctcttttaataaataaaaaagcagaaaTAGGAATCGTTTATAACCCTGTcatgaaacaatttttttctgcgaaaAGAAACTGTGGAGCATTCCTTAATGGAAAACCAATACAAACGTCTCATATACAAG ATTTATCTGAAGCATTAGTCGCTATGGAACCATGGCTTGCCAAAGATAAAACATATTTAGTCAGTGTATACACTAGAATGCATGCTTTAATTCAAGGGACCCATGG AATACGGTCCTTAGGAACCGCAGCACTTACATTATGTTATGTCGCAATGGGTGCTGTTGAAGCATATCATATTGAAGGAATAGATGCTTGGGATGTAGCCGCGGgcaaattaataatagaagaagCAGGAGGAATTGTGATAAGTACAAATG GAGATGAATTGGATTTAATGATTCCAAAAGTTATAGCAGCTTGCAATAGATCCATTGCAGAACAACTTGTGGAACTTTTTAAAAAAGCAGATTTAAAAtctattaacaaaaatttgtattaa
- the LOC127066903 gene encoding NADH dehydrogenase [ubiquinone] 1 beta subcomplex subunit 8, mitochondrial isoform X1: MALVKKCMTLRTILLSRNNVKLHIKVNYSHDIKPYLYKWRAKKEVPKTPEEIEAAAKKYNLHPREYKTYDDDGFGFGDYPKLPYIGNEAKDPYYPWDFPALKRNFNEAIHIEADQIGEDRYAAGVRTPISGAGTVAMFLSVVTVLGSLFWVFRYYPWFQPVMQKQYPKPGVTHYTFESLR, from the exons ATGGCTCTcgttaaaaaatgtatgacGTTAAGaactatattattatcgagaaataatgtaaaattacatataaaagttAACTATAGCCATGACA TAAAGCCATATCTCTACAAGTGGAGAGCCAAAAAAGAAGTACCAAAAACACCGGAAGAAATTGAGGCGGCAgctaaaaaatataacttacATCCACGAGAATATAAAACTTATGATGACGATGGATTTGGATTTGGTGATTATCCAAAACTTCCATATATAGGTAATGAAGCTAAAGATCCTTATTATCCCTGGGATTTTCCTGcattaaagagaaattttaatgaagcg ATACATATTGAAGCAGATCAAATAGGAGAAGATCGTTATGCTGCTGGAGTTCGAACTCCAATTTCAGGTGCAGGAACAGTCGCAATGTTTCTTAGTGTGGTAACAGTTTTAGGAAGTCTTTTTTGGGTTTTTAGATATTATCCTTGGTTCCAACCTGTT atgcaAAAGCAATACCCTAAACCTGGTGTAACACATTATACCTTCGAATCACTacgttaa
- the LOC127066894 gene encoding uncharacterized protein LOC127066894, translated as MWKSIYRRHLRNQISLLKKIRAKQTSRISNRTVILSKVSFSTIMANDQDIEKYFEFAKNLTLKAGQTIKDVDDTDKIIKSKSVGKDLVTNFDCQIEEFLINALSKEFPDHKFIAEEATGLSELPELTDSPTWLIDPIDGTVNFIHNFSQYCISVGLTICKEVVLGIIYNPVSCELYTAKKGQGAFLNEKPIRVSKITELKKSLLAFEVGSLRVQKNRDIAWARFLALFDSCQTIRNVGSATLSMAYVAKGAIDCFQMDGLQPWDVAAGMIIVTEAGGTLIDSKGGPYNLMKPNIIVASTAQLACEVTKLIVDTDLKTQRKRLQRT; from the exons ATGTGGAAATCCATTTACCGACGCCATCTTCGGAATCAGATATCATTGCTTAAGAAGATAAGAGCGAAGCAGACATCACGCATATCTAATCGAACAGTCATTCTATCGAAAGTCTCTTTCTCGACGATTATGGCAAATGATCAGGATATCGAGAAATACTTTGAATTCGCGAAAAATCTAACGTTAAAAGCTGGACAG ACGATTAAAGACGTCGATGATACggataaaatcataaaatctAAGTCGGTAGGAAAAGATCTGGTAACGAATTTTGATTGCCAAATCGAGGAATTCTTGATCAATGCTCTTAGCAAGGAATTTCCTGATCACAA ATTCATCGCGGAAGAAGCAACTGGTCTATCGGAATTACCAGAATTGACAGACTCGCCAACATGGTTAATCGATCCGATCGACGGTACAGTTAATTTCATACACAATTTTTCGCAATACTGCATCTCGGTAGGTTTAACGATATGTAAGGAGGTGGTCCTAGGAATCATTTACAATCCTGTTAGTTGCGAACTATATACGGCAAAAAAAGGCCAAGGTGCATTTCTAAATGAAAAACCTATTCGAGTATCCAAAATAACag aactGAAGAAGAGTTTATTGGCGTTTGAAGTGGGGAGTTTACGAGTACAAAAAAACCGTGACATTGCTTGGGCTAGATTCCTTGCTCTATTCGACTCATGTCAAAC CATTAGAAACGTAGGCTCAGCTACGTTATCGATGGCATATGTGGCTAAAGGCGCAATCGATTGCTTTCAAATGGATGGTCTTCAACCTTGGGATGTGGCAGCAGGAATGATTATAGTCACTGAAGCCGGTGGTACCTTAATAGATTCGAAAG GTGGACCTTACAATCTAATGAAACCAAACATCATAGTCGCGTCTACAGCGCAATTGGCTTGCGAGGTGACAAAACTGATCGTTGATACAGATTTGAAAACCCAAAGAAAAAGACTTCAACGAACTTGA
- the LOC127066903 gene encoding NADH dehydrogenase [ubiquinone] 1 beta subcomplex subunit 8, mitochondrial isoform X2, whose protein sequence is MTPYLYKWRAKKEVPKTPEEIEAAAKKYNLHPREYKTYDDDGFGFGDYPKLPYIGNEAKDPYYPWDFPALKRNFNEAIHIEADQIGEDRYAAGVRTPISGAGTVAMFLSVVTVLGSLFWVFRYYPWFQPVMQKQYPKPGVTHYTFESLR, encoded by the exons ATGACA CCATATCTCTACAAGTGGAGAGCCAAAAAAGAAGTACCAAAAACACCGGAAGAAATTGAGGCGGCAgctaaaaaatataacttacATCCACGAGAATATAAAACTTATGATGACGATGGATTTGGATTTGGTGATTATCCAAAACTTCCATATATAGGTAATGAAGCTAAAGATCCTTATTATCCCTGGGATTTTCCTGcattaaagagaaattttaatgaagcg ATACATATTGAAGCAGATCAAATAGGAGAAGATCGTTATGCTGCTGGAGTTCGAACTCCAATTTCAGGTGCAGGAACAGTCGCAATGTTTCTTAGTGTGGTAACAGTTTTAGGAAGTCTTTTTTGGGTTTTTAGATATTATCCTTGGTTCCAACCTGTT atgcaAAAGCAATACCCTAAACCTGGTGTAACACATTATACCTTCGAATCACTacgttaa